GCGTGTCGCCCCGATCGTCGTAGCTGAAGTAGACCGATCGACCATCGGCGGCCCACAGCGGGTCGGCCACGCTTCGGTCCAGGGACGCGGTCAGACTTCGGGGCTCGGAGCCGTCCGCGTTCATCACGTAGAGCTGAGTGACCCTGTAGCCCTGGTAGGTGTCGTCGAACCCGAGATAGGCTATGCGTCGGCCGTCCGGAGAAACGACCGGATCTGCGTCCGGGCCGAAGCGGCTGGTCAGCGTCTCGAGCGATCCATCGGCGACCCGAAGCCGCTGGATTTCCGAGTCCAGGGGCGACAGCTGCCAGTCCGCGCGCCGGTTCGCCGACAACACGATCGCCTCTCCGTCCGGCGTCCAGGAGAGCGATCCGCCGTGATCGAAGTCGCCGCTCGTGAGCTGGCGCGGCGTGCCTCCGTCGGCTGGCACCACGAATACGTGCGTGAAGCCCTCCTCCAGAAAGCCGTCGCCATCGGAGCGGTACTGCACCCTCTCGATCACGCGCGCCGGCTCGGCCCACTCCGCGCCCTCGGGACGCGGCGGCAGCTGGGCCACCTGAGGTCCATCGCCCGGCACCAGCATGGTGAACGCCAGCCAGCGGCCGTCGGGCGACCACGCGAGCGCCGCGGGCGCGTGCTCGACCTGGGTCACGCGCGCGGTCTGACCGCTCGACATCCAGCGCACGAAGATCTGCGAGCGGCCGTCGTCGCTGGCCACGTAGGCGAGTCGGCCGCCGTCGGGCGACCAGCGCGGAGACGAGGCGCGCCCCGGCTCGTCCAGCAGCGGGCGATGGTCGGAGCCGTCGGCCGAGACCAACCAGAGGGACCCCACCGCGCGGTCCGTCATCACGTCCATGGCCATGCGCACGTACGCGACCCGCCGCCCATCGGGCGATATGCGCGGGTCAGCGGCCCACTCCAGCTGGAAGACGTCTTCAGGCTGGAACGCCCGGGCGCCCGCCTCGGAGCGCGCACCCTGCGCGAGAACCAGGCCCGGAGACAGGCCAACGAGGACCAAGGCGATCGCGATCCGTGGGCAATGGCCTGGGCGCTGCGTGGCTACAGGTTGCATGGCGTGTCCGTTTCGTGCTCGGTGTGGTGTGCTCCGGCGCCCCGCTAGTGTGCCGGCGCGGAAGTCCCGTGTGCTCCGAATGCCTACGGGACTTCTGCAACGATACACTAGGTGTCCTCAACGCTGGGCGGGACGGTTTCCGTCGCCGGCGTGCCGGTCTGGTCCCCGAGGTCGGGAACGCAGCGGTCGCGCGCGTCTTCGGCGGTGGAGTCGAAATCCAGCAGCGCGCAGGCGTAGAGTCCCGACAGCGTGCGCCTCAACGCCAGCGCGAGCGCGTACCGGGACCGGATCTCCAGCAGCGCCGCGACGGGTTGTGTCTCCAGACGCGCCTCTACTGTCGATATCCCCGCCACGAGCGCTTCCTGAGTCCCGGCGAAGAATCGCTGAAATTCGTAGATCTGGGCGATCTCGATGACCCGCTCCAGCTCCATGAACTGGGTCGAACGGGTCAGTTGGGCCGTCTCCCAGGCCGCCGAAGAGAGCAGCGCGATGTCCCATTCCACGCCCACGCTTTCGGGCTGGTCGCCCTCGCGGTACACGGCGATCGCGGCCTGGAGACCCTCGAGCACCTGGTCCGGGTCGTCGGAGGTGCCGTAGTCATCCACGGCGCGCCGATTGTCCTCCATCTCCGCGGCAACTGCATCCAGCGCGCGCGCGGCAAGCTGGGCGTTCTCCCGGTCCTCCCACCACTCATCCACCGCGAGGGCGACCAGGACCGCGAACACGACCGACGCGGCTTCCAGCAACAGGCCGCCGATGCGGTGCGAGCGAAGCGATTTCGACATGATCCGCGAAAGTACCCCTAGGAGCGGAGTTGGTCGAGTCGCGTAGCCGCGCTCACGGTACGATACCGGCGAGCAGCGCTCCGACGCCGTAGGCGACCGCGGCCGCGGTCGCGCCAACGGCGAACATCTCGGCGCCCTCTATCCACCATCGGCCCCGGGTGACGAACGTGCGGGCCGCCCCGACCACGAAGAGCGTGGCCAGCGTCAGCACGACCGTTACGGAGAACGGATCCAGGCCGCCGAGCGGGAACGCGAACGCCAGTAGCGGCACCGAGCCCGCCACCACGAACGCCAGGAAGGTGGCGAACCCGTGCTTGAGCGCGAAGGGCTCGCTGATGCTGTCCGCCTCCAGTCTCTCGACGGCCGCCGCGGAGCGGACGGAGAGGAAGTTGCTCGCGCCCATGCTGAAGCCGTCGGCGAGCAGGTTGGCGCCTCCCAGGATGAGTACCACCGCCGGCGACAGGTTCGCGCCGGCCACGCCGGCGGCGACCGCGAACGTCGTGATGATGCCGTCGTTGGCCCCGTAGACGACATCGCCCAGGTAGTGTCGCGCGACATCTCGCGGCGTAACGAGGGTCGGGTGATTGCTTGGCGTCGATTTGGACATGTTCATTAGTTTGCAGAGGTTCCCCCACACGGCATCGGAGCCCGCCCGACTTCGTCCGCTTGCGCGGCGCGCGATCTTGGGCTTGTCGGAGCTGCGCCACGCCCGGCGGAGCGCGGCCGCGGAATCCCCTGAGACCGGAGGGACTCATGCCTGCGATCGCGAAACCCGATTGGATCACCACGCTCGCCGATTTTACGAACCGCAACGTCAACTACCCGGTGCGCCTGGAGGTGGACATGGTCGACCTGGGCGCACAGACGGAAGCGAGCGATACGCTGTTGCGCGGCGTCTCATATGATCCAAGGTCGGGAGACGTTGAAGTAATGCTCGTGCCCGCGGACGGCGCCCACCTCACGCACGCGATCCACGACCCGAGCGAGATCGACCTGCTGGGCCCCAGCGGTCAACGTCGCGAAGTACTGCGCATCGCGCACGTGGGCGGGCAGACCCTTCTGCACGTACTCTCACCCGACATGCCCATCTAGATGAAAGGCCTGGACCGCCATGGTCCAGGCCTTTCCAGGGCCGCGCGATGCCGCGGTCGCGTCACATGACCGGTCCGGGCGGCGCGACCTCGAGCGTGGCCTCTTCGGCCGGCGTGCTCTCCAACTCCTGCCGTTCGGGTCGCACCAGCAGCACCGGTACCGGCGAGGTTCGCATGACCTTGTCCGCCACGCTGCCGACGATGGTCCGGAGCAGTGCTCCGCGGCCGTGAGTGGCCATCACCACCAGGTCCGCGCCCTCCTCCTCGGCGACCGCGGGGATGGCGTGGGCCGCTTCGGTCTCCGCTACGATCGAGCGGACCGCGCCAGGAGCCTCGATCCGGGTTTCGATGTTCTGCAGGTAGTCGTTCGCGGTAGCAAGTCGACGTTCGCGCTCCTCCGCGTACATGCGCGTGCCTTGCGGCATGTATGGCGAGCCGACGATGTAGGGAGTCGCCACGGCTCGCATGAGAACGATGCCGGCCTCGAACGCCTGGGCCAGTTCCGCGGCGTGCGGCGTCGCTGCCTCGGCGAACCTGGAGCCGTCCACCGGCATGAGGATCGTATCGACTAGCGGCAGGGCCCGGAGATCCGGCTGCGTGCCGTCGTCGACTGGGTGGACGATGAGGACGAGGGCGTCGGCGTGTCGGACCACGTAGCTGGCAACGCTGCCCAGCCAAGCGCGGCTCACTCCACCACGCCCGTGCGTGGCCATGACGATCACGTCCGCGTCGGTCTCTGCCGCGCGGCCCACGATCGCCGGTCCCGGCGCCCGCTCCAGCAGTAGCGTGGACGGACGCGGGTGCCCTGCCTCTTCTATCCTTGTGGCCTCCGCTGCGAGCGTGGCCTCTTCTGCCTTCCGCACCTCGACGTTCCAAACGCCCTCGGCCGCCGGCCCCCAATCGATGTCCAGCGGCGAGTGCACGGCGACCAGTTCTACCTCGCCGCGGAGCGCGGCCCGGAGCGCGAGCGCCCATGGCAGCGCCCACCTGGCGAGGGGCGAGCCGTCCAATGGAACCAGGATTCGGCGCATGGTTCACCTCCGGTTTCAAGGTCGGGAGCGCCGCCCCCAATGGCGCTCGCAGGCCGGTCTGGCCTGGCCGGGATCGGAAGCGCTCCACTAATCCAATCGTGGCTGTAAGCGCGATTGGTGTCTGTCGGGAAGATCCCTTTGCCGTGGGGAGATCTCCCTACAATAATGGTGAGCTTCTACTCTCTGCGGCAGGGTCGCGCCTTTCTAGACTACAGTGCAGCGGGCCTAACGGGCGCCCGCGGGAGGTGATCTCATGCGTTATCGACCAAGCCAACCGAAAGTGGCCGGGGCGCGTTCTCCGGTCGGCCTTCGAGGGCTGGCCTGGGCGCCGGCCTACGCGCTGGCGTTGGCTACGTGTACCACGCTGCCGGACACGATTCCGGTGGCCGGCGCGCCGGGTGAGTTGGAGCAACTCGTCGGCATATGGACCGGCGACTACGAAGGCGAATCGGGTCGCGCGGGCTCGCTCATCTTCCAACTGGAGGCGTCAGCCGATACGGCCCGCGGGCACGTGATGATGCACCGGGAGGGAGAAAGACTGCCGTACGCGCGGGATGGCGCGGGCCCGGAGACAGCCCCGCCGTCGGCCGCCCCGGAAGCGCTGCGCATCGCGTTCGTTCGGGTCGAGAACCAGTACCTGAAGGGCGT
This sequence is a window from Gemmatimonadota bacterium. Protein-coding genes within it:
- a CDS encoding VIT1/CCC1 transporter family protein; translated protein: MSKSTPSNHPTLVTPRDVARHYLGDVVYGANDGIITTFAVAAGVAGANLSPAVVLILGGANLLADGFSMGASNFLSVRSAAAVERLEADSISEPFALKHGFATFLAFVVAGSVPLLAFAFPLGGLDPFSVTVVLTLATLFVVGAARTFVTRGRWWIEGAEMFAVGATAAAVAYGVGALLAGIVP
- a CDS encoding DUF5335 family protein, whose product is MPAIAKPDWITTLADFTNRNVNYPVRLEVDMVDLGAQTEASDTLLRGVSYDPRSGDVEVMLVPADGAHLTHAIHDPSEIDLLGPSGQRREVLRIAHVGGQTLLHVLSPDMPI
- a CDS encoding universal stress protein; translation: MRRILVPLDGSPLARWALPWALALRAALRGEVELVAVHSPLDIDWGPAAEGVWNVEVRKAEEATLAAEATRIEEAGHPRPSTLLLERAPGPAIVGRAAETDADVIVMATHGRGGVSRAWLGSVASYVVRHADALVLIVHPVDDGTQPDLRALPLVDTILMPVDGSRFAEAATPHAAELAQAFEAGIVLMRAVATPYIVGSPYMPQGTRMYAEERERRLATANDYLQNIETRIEAPGAVRSIVAETEAAHAIPAVAEEEGADLVVMATHGRGALLRTIVGSVADKVMRTSPVPVLLVRPERQELESTPAEEATLEVAPPGPVM